One Brassica napus cultivar Da-Ae chromosome C4, Da-Ae, whole genome shotgun sequence genomic region harbors:
- the LOC125585966 gene encoding uncharacterized protein LOC125585966, which yields MISLRICVEFCAIKGKFSLTLSDLLPKTHGARRFTCRSFLLQSLAMEDSLQLSLQSMKLVDDEEPLTLPDSPRFRVFDENSRSLLGRLLNPDCQPMAKMIDYMPTAWRVYGRVRGIALSRDRFQFIFQREEDLQTVLKDRPWSYNHWALALERWNEDPPIDFLRYMKVWIRIRHIPMKFFTTDTMFRLASEVGKVEEIAYDPKVSHTKDYIRALITFDTEKPAKASRKLMVKNDGTMVTIEFEYERIHKRCFHCLCITHEKVRCPLLRRGATRQDPNTASPESRVQDIEERDESSHRNPHNKGPPGFPPMFPELPPHEQKAAMLYISHADATERQARIMRVRQAISDQGQTHVATLMKFTANLDKGKGHVYSYPEVTQSAQIIKQTIPALSLPIIRDDVSDSAFSGVVGSQGLSVTTGFQIGLSSKTPSSGDSNAPKQQRRRPPSWKHKAQAGKGASPSNRISKSTAPPLESSGKRKTDAISMSPSKKLSTPTTNTVASSLKPLPPQ from the coding sequence ATGATTTCATTGCGTATCTGTGTGGAATTCTGCGCGATCAAAGGGAAATTCTCCTTGACTCTCTCTGATTTGCTCCCAAAGACTCACGGTGCTAGACGGTTCACTTGTCGCTCCTTCCTGCTGCAGTCGTTAGCTATGGAGGATTCTTTACAACTTAGCTTGCAATCAATGAAACTTGTGGATGACGAAGAACCTCTTACACTTCCTGACAGCCCGAGATTCAGGGTTTTCGATGAGAACTCGAGGAGTCTGTTGGGTAGGCTACTGAACCCGGATTGTCAACCAATGGCTAAGATGATTGATTATATGCCGACCGCTTGGCGTGTGTATGGTAGAGTCAGAGGCATAGCGTTGTCTCGTGATAGGTTTCAATTCATCTTTCAACGAGAGGAAGATCTTCAAACAGTCTTAAAGGATAGACCCTGGTCCTATAATCACTGGGCGTTGGCTCTGGAGCGATGGAATGAAGACCCACCGATCGACTTCTTACGCTATATGAAGGTATGGATCCGTATCAGGCACATACCGATGAAGTTCTTTACAACCGATACCATGTTCAGGCTTGCTTCTGAAGTGGGTAAAGTTGAGGAGATAGCTTATGATCCTAAAGTTTCACATACTAAGGATTACATCAGGGCTTTGATTACCTTTGACACTGAGAAGCCAGCCAAAGCCTCTCGGAAGTTGATGGTGAAGAATGATGGAACAATGGTGACTATTGAATTCGAATATGAACGAATCCACAAGCGTTGTTTTCACTGCCTTTGTATTACGCATGAAAAGGTCAGATGCCCTTTGTTGAGAAGAGGTGCAACGAGGCAAGATCCAAACACTGCTTCTCCTGAGAGTAGAGTGCAGGATATTGAGGAAAGGGATGAAAGTAGTCACAGAAACCCTCATAATAAAGGTCCCCCAGGGTTCCCTCCTATGTTTCCTGAGCTTCCTCCTCACGAACAGAAAGCTGCTATGCTTTATATCTCCCATGCTGATGCTACAGAGAGACAAGCGAGAATCATGAGAGTGCGCCAGGCTATCTCAGACCAAGGGCAAACCCATGTTGCTACGCTAATGAAGTTTACTGCGAACCTAGATAAGGGCAAGGGCCATGTTTACTCGTACCCGGAGGTTACTCAATCTGCGCAGATAATCAAGCAGACCATACCTGCTCTGTCTCTGCCTATAATCCGTGATGATGTATCTGATTCTGCTTTCTCAGGAGTGGTCGGCTCTCAGGGGCTATCTGTCACTACGGGCTTTCAGATTGGTCTGTCTTCTAAGACGCCATCTTCCGGTGATAGTAATGCTCCTAAGCAGCAGAGACGAAGACCTCCTTCATGGAAACATAAAGCTCAGGCTGGTAAAGGAGCTTCTCCTAGTAACCGAATCTCTAAGTCTACAGCGCCACCATTGGAGAGTAGTGGCAAACGTAAGACTGATGCGATTTCTATGTCTCCCTCCAAGAAACTCTCTACCCCAACAACTAATACGGTGGCTTCCAGTTTGAAGCCGCTGCCTCCCCAATGA